In Yarrowia lipolytica chromosome 1F, complete sequence, a genomic segment contains:
- a CDS encoding uncharacterized protein (Compare to YALI0F12001g, similar to uniprot|P53173 Saccharomyces cerevisiae YGL054c ERV14 ER-derived Vesicles, similar to Saccharomyces cerevisiae ERV15 (YBR210W) and ERV14 (YGL054C); ancestral locus Anc_6.102), with protein sequence MAADAYTFIFAILISLVNLFLQVFFTIMYSDLECDYINPIDLCNRLNNYVLPEAAAHAALTIVFLLTGHWIVLLLNAPIFAYNAHKIYTNTHLLDATEIFRTLKKHKQESFIKLACYLVFFFLYLYCMIAALVRED encoded by the coding sequence ATGGCCGCCGACGCGTACACCTTCATCTTCGCCATCCTCATCTCGCTAGTGAACCTCTTTCTGCAGGTTTTCTTCACAATCATGTACTCGGACCTGGAGTGTGATTACATCAACCCGATCGACCTGTGTAATCGGCTCAACAACTACGTGTTGCCCGAGGCCGCGGCGCACGCCGCCCTGACCATTGTGTTCCTGCTCACGGGCCATTGGAtcgtgctgctgctcaatgCGCCCATCTTTGCGTACAACGCCCACAAGATTTATACAAACACCCATCTCCTGGACGCCACCGAGATTTTCCGAACGCTCAAGAAACACAAGCAGGAGTCGTTCATCAAGCTCGCCTGCTAccttgtctttttcttcctcTATCTTTACTGCATGATTGCTGCTTTGGTGAGAGAGGACTAA
- a CDS encoding uncharacterized protein (Compare to YALI0F12023g, no similarity), which yields MNREAREARMRGAGTRKVAPVKLVIHGTTPGSGSSATGGFREQQKEAQTPTPFERNQRRRQTDVLPMVGEVEDIRDGEGDLAGTVQTEPAIPYTLPVRPVSTSPPEFNLTQDFEESPPGPEAVDEDAVDLSVQHHEQFDVSDSDEEFVPAVVSDVELEHPRPPSPPRQSQATRGNYADRIKTFTAEEAPEETPASSRNRSSVRPPRKKRNKGIALEVTQLDTDEPEFSPRVTMVDFVSQMVLETLDQELGKDVDEEQREVIEKYKAELNSRFLELCDINNAVYMQRARVAKLIRTKNTAQEALLKVNENLNGARVETDRKSREYAAKKRTWDDTRLVNEFLHDVQDVNNSLRGVHSSGVIMTPSVFDKLAHIEEQTQLLGKLRQLNGLLEFASQKLSS from the exons ATGAACAGAGAGGCGCGAGAGGCCCGAATGCGGGGCGCGGG aacGCGAAAAGTTGCGCCCGTGAAGCTCGTGATTCATGGAACTACGCCAGGCAGTGGATCTAGTGCTACGGGAGGATTCCGAGAACAACAAAAGGAGGCCCAGACACCTACTCCGTTTGAGCGCAATCAGAGGAGGCGTCAGACGGATGTCTTACCCATGGTTGGCGAGGTGGAAGACAtacgagatggagagggAGATTTGGCTGGAACAGTTCAAACGGAACCAGCGATACCGTACACTCTGCCGGTGCGACCAGTGTCTACTTCGCCACCGGAATTCAATCTCACTCAAGACTTTGAAGAATCACCGCCTGGACCCGAAGCTGTTGACGAAGATGCAGTTGATCTGAGTGTTCAACATCACGAGCAGTTTGACGTGAGCGATTCCGACGAGGAGTTTGTGCCTGCAGTGGTTTCTGACGTGGAACTGGAGCACCCGCGTCCACCcagtcctcctcgacaATCTCAGGCCACCAGAGGCAACTACGCGGACCGAATCAAAACATTCACTGCTGAAGAGGCCCCGGAGGAGACTCCGGCGTcgtccagaaacagaagcaGCGTGAGACCGcccagaaagaagagaaacaAGGGAATTGCGCTGGAGGTGACGCAACTTGACACGGACGAGCCGGAATTCTCTCCCCGAGTCACCATGGTGGACTTTGTCAGTCAAATGGTTCTGGAGACGCTGGACCAGGAGCTGGGCAAAGACGTGGACGAGGAGCAACGAGAGGTGATTGAAAAGTACAAGGCCGAGCTCAATAGCAGGTTCCTGGAGCTCTGTGATATCAACAATGCAGTGTACATGCAACGGGCTCGTGTGGCCAAGCTGATCCGGACGAAAAACACCGCCCAGGAAGCTCTACTCAAGGTGAACGAGAATCTCAATGGTGCGCGGGTGGAGACTGATCGAAAGAGTCGTGAATACGCCGCCAAAAAACGTACCTGGGACGATACTCGGCTTGTCAACGAGTTTTTGCATGATGTGCAAGACGTCAACAACAGTCTGCGAGGAGTGCACTCTTCTGGCGTGATAATGACGCCTTCCGTGTTTGATAAGCTAGCTCATATCGAGGAACAGACCCAGTTATTGGGTAAACTCCGTCAACTCAATGGACTGTTGGAGTTTGCCAGTCAGAAGCTGTCCTCCTAG
- a CDS encoding uncharacterized protein (Compare to YALI0F12111g, similar to uniprot|P40564 Saccharomyces cerevisiae YIR004w and DEHA0E03685g Debaryomyces hansenii), whose translation MKVADTAYYDLLEVQVDASDAEIKKAYRKMAIRHHPDKNPDDPTANERFQAIGEAYQVLSDKDLRQQYNEHGKDYAVPAEGFADPAEFFTMIFGGQLFNDWIGELSLLKDIQKSMEMQEEAETEEGAEGAGAGAGAGAGGAAAGGAAAGASASPGGVNHSTASLTEHAHEDKTGPVHPPGSAAEALAREKELRKKRRAQTEAARAKRLEFEKERQEARKERIKMLEKKLIERMSVWTETDKTDDLTRSFQEKIRLEANELKMESFGVELVHAIGQVYLTKGSMYLKSQKLFGFIPGFFGKLREKGTSAKETWNTISAAIEVQGTAKEMAAAEEAGGDDWTDETKAAMERLLIGKTLAVAWSGAKGEVLDVLREVCENILYDKKVPQAKRQERAQALVLMGSILKQTERSKAEQEEVKVFEELMAEAQVKKAKKRERKHGIHIPIIGHRREGSGVSQTAGATPGSPGVHVTPEKATA comes from the coding sequence atGAAGGTGGCAGACACAGCCTACTACGACCTGCTGGAGGTGCAGGTGGACGCCTCGGACGCGGAAATCAAAAAGGCGTACCGAAAAATGGCGATTCGACACCATCCCGACAAGAACCCCGACGACCCGACCGCCAACGAGCGATTTCAGGCGATTGGCGAGGCGTACCAGGTGCTGTCGGACAAGGACCTACGACAGCAGTACAACGAGCACGGCAAGGACTACGCGGTGCCGGCCGAGGGCTTTGCGGACCCGGCCGAGTTCTTCACGATGATTTTCGGAGGCCAGCTGTTCAACGACTGGATTGGCGAGCTGtctctgctcaaggacataCAGAAGAGCATGGAGatgcaggaggaggccgagaccgaggaggGAGCCGAGGGAGccggtgctggtgctggtgctggtgctggaggcgCGGCTGCTGGAGGCGCGGCTGCAGGGGCTTCTGCAAGTCCCGGCGGAGTCAACCACTCCACTGCGTCGCTGACAGAGCATGCTCACGAGGACAAGACCGGCCCCGTCCATCCTCCCGGATCTGCGGCGGAGGCGCTGGCTCGAGAAAAGGAGCTGCGAAAGAAGAGACGGGCCCAGACCGAGGCTGCTCGGGCCAAGCGGCTCGAGTTCGAAAAGGAGCGTCAGGAGGCCCGAAAGGAGCGAATCAAGATGcttgagaagaagctcattgagCGAATGTCCGTGTGGACCGAGACCGACAAGACCGACGACCTCACCCGGTCTTTCCAGGAGAAGATCCGTCTGGAGGccaacgagctcaagatgGAGTCCTTTGGCGTGGAGCTCGTACACGCCATTGGCCAGGTCTACCTGACCAAGGGATCCATGTACCTCAAGTCGCAGAAGCTGTTTGGATTCATCCCCGGCTTCTTTGGCAAGCTCAGAGAGAAGGGTACTTCTGCCAAGGAGACCTGGAACACCATTTCGGCCGCCATCGAGGTCCAGGGTaccgccaaggagatggctgctgccgaggaggccggTGGAGACGACTGGACCgacgagaccaaggccGCCATGGAGCGTCTGCTGATCGGAAAGACCCTGGCGGTCGCATGGAGCGGCGCCAAGGGAGAGGTGCTTGACGTGCTCCGGGAGGTGTGTGAGAACATTCTCTacgacaagaaggtgcCTCAGGCCAAGCGCCAGGAGCGTGCCCAGGCCCTGGTGCTCATGGGCTccattctcaagcagaCGGAGCGATCCAAggccgagcaggaggaggtcaaggtgtttgaggaACTCATGGCCGAGGCGcaggtcaagaaggccaagaagcggGAGCGAAAGCACGGCATTCATATTCCCATCATTGGCCACAGACGAGAGGGCAGTGGGGTCAGCCAGACTGCTGGAGCCACTCCGGGCTCTCCAGGTGTGCATGTGACTCCGGAGAAGGCCACCGCTTAG
- a CDS encoding uncharacterized protein (Compare to YALI0F12045g, no similarity), whose product MWWPFTRKEKPILETPAVDDVILSMDKDLQQFMASQIRTTTGVYTPIEAPEYQEEKSISANMAETAGVSKAESKQMVANAVSLNCLDFQEAFQKCAKEKYAVQCNGLLKQFHDCLTIQTQTFNQLNYAQQSREEQKEMRKKVDKAFMTMRPQTGQEGAYLTAVGL is encoded by the coding sequence ATGTGGTGGCCGTTCAcgagaaaagaaaagcCGATTTTGGAGACGCCCGCGGTCGATGACGTGATTCTGTCCATGGACAAGGATCTGCAGCAGTTCATGGCCAGCCAGATCCGGACCACCACCGGAGTGTACACGCCCATCGAGGCACCCGAGTACCAGGAGGAGAAATCGATATCTGCCAACATGGCCGAGACCGCGGGGGTTTCCAAGGCCGAGTCCAAGCAGATGGTGGCCAACGCCGTGTCTCTCAACTGTCTGGACTTCCAGGAGGCGTTCCAAAAGTGCGCCAAAGAAAAGTACGCTGTGCAGTGCAACGGTCTGCTCAAACAGTTCCATGATTGCCTCACGATCCAGACACAGACGTTCAACCAGCTCAACTACGCGCAGCAGTCACGcgaggagcagaaggagatgcGCAAGAAGGTCGATAAGGCGTTCATGACCATGCGTCCGCAAACGGGCCAGGAGGGTGCTTACTTGACCGCTGTTGGGTTGTAA
- a CDS encoding uncharacterized protein (Compare to YALI0F12089g, similar to uniprot|P39109 Saccharomyces cerevisiae YDR135c YCF1 glutathione S-conjugate transporter vacuolar) — MVGLCSHPEQWGISLLYDLTPCTCQALSHVFPSAIALIWGTREVVQFANKPNNAHIVRRQWDYWLKQSASVALILSLLYDASRHRAHPTDIFFWSPLVLVAATVEIIYLQHVEAAKSRIASSAVLWFWFTLAIGGLLETIGDAVRALNPRTALCTTFVASLVFSLECWVFDPRKSLPHMYQTAYEDLNPIEYANIASRSTFGWLGPLLKTGYSKVLTIDDIPACPTWLKTAVTHGTFEQTWQKQLRKKNPSLLWTITAVYGPKYLFLCVYNLGETLVPFIQPFLLRQLILVVTDYRAQEDAARSLNKPLDPDSESGLITKGIMVVTAMLALSLVQIVSSNKFIIGCFNMVLEVTGALSAAIHNKTLTVSPEAKADTNSGDIVNLMSTDVPQIAQTADIMDTIWGAPLGVVVCLTSIYFLIGKAMWAGVFVMSMNLPINAVFAYWETKFYEQIMAVRDKRTAVTTEVLTNIKSLKFYSWEKIFYDKVCKIRNGGELALQKKILHYEIAEAFSWSVATFVATSASFAVYTLGMKQPLTTDVAFPVMALYGALLEPLGSIPYIITHLLETGISIGRISKYLKARDLQPDAVTHVAAATVPGQVSVTVENGSFGWDSRDVAKDVDKLLLTDMNFEAKKGQIVCVVGKVGSGKTTFLHSLLGETYKHAGQVTVAGRVAYVAQSPWIMNATIKDNIVFGSKFDADFYAKVVDACALKSDFAILKDGDQTEVGEKGIALSGGQKARLGLARAVYSRADIILLDDPLSAVDEHVQHHIIQEVLGPNGLLQSKTKVLATNTLNALEHANMIYLIQDKTFVEKGSFEEVSRGEGQLSKLIKDFGRKGKKTDTSASASDLVSGPTTPTSMVETDPVLIEGEDTVEELGIDRTLTLRRASTAEFVAPKGPKSNADERDSDRVNQEIVTSGDIKSSVYVRYAKALGLGNLAMFLLCNIMVSVSQVAANYWLKDWAERSDDSELSSPGYYLTVYFILGIASGIWLVLELIFLHARGAIQAGIEMHAKMLACVLRAPMSFFETTPLGRITNRFSGDLYKIDANLPSAIEYLFNAIIAGMASLLVIVFATPMTLLFIIPLLVLFYRYQKYYIHSSREVRRLVTASRSPVYAHFQETLNGVSTIRGYARQATYEKINQARTDVSAKVRFIQQNLNRWLSLRLRVIAALVVFATGLFSILSLRWYNFMNPGIMGIVMTYALNVTWTLVLMVRMAINVETHSVSVERVWEYCELKSEAITEIPGCVPPSWPENGSISFNDYSTRYREGLDPVLKGISLDIKHKEKIGIVGRTGAGKSSLTLSLFRIIEAIGGNISIDGVDISKLGLRDLRQRLSIIPQDSQIFEGTIRENLDPSGTAHTDEEIWKVLELSHLAEFVRSSTDSDGQHQELLMKINEGGSNLSAGQKQLMCLGRALLNPSPILILDEATAAVDVETDKILQQTIRTEFKEKTILTIAHRLNTILDSDRIIVLSAGQVEEFDTPQNLLKNHDSLFYKLCERGGFVDGDEIKYTVAEEEGDDKKDNDDDDDDDDQPAYTVEEPDN; from the exons ATGGTTGGCCTTTGCTCACACCCCGAACAATGGGGCATATCGCTGCTTTATGACCTGACTCCCTGCACGTGCCAGGCGCTGTCACACGTTTTCCCCTCAGCAATAGCGCTGATCTGGGGCACCCGAGAGGTGGTCCAGTTTGCCAACAAACCCAACAACGCCCATATCGTGCGCCGGCAATGGGACTACTGGCTCAAACAGTCTGCGTCTGTGGCGCTCATTCTCAGCCTGCTGTACGACGCCTCGCGACACAGAGCCCACCCCACCGacatcttcttctggagccccctggttctggttgCGGCCACCGTAGAAATCATCTATCTGCAACACGTCGAGGCCGCCAAAAGCCGGATTGCCAGCTCGGCCGTACTGTGGTTCTGGTTCACCCTGGCTATCGGAGGACTTCTGGAAACCATAGGTGACGCCGTTAGAGCTCTCAAC CCAAGAACCGCTCTTTGCACCACGTTTGTGGCCTCCCTGGTCTTTTCTCTCGAATGCTGGGTCTTCGACCCCCGAAAATCGCTCCCTCACATGTACCAAACCGCCTACGAGGACCTCAACCCCATCGAGTACGCCAATATTGCGTCAAGATCGACATTTGGATGGCTCGGACCACTGCTCAAAACTGGATACTCAAAGGTGCTCACCATCGATGACATTCCAGCTTGCCCTACCTGGCTCAAAACTGCCGTCACCCACGGCACCTTTGAACAGACGTGGCAAAAGCAGTTGCGAAAGAAGAACCCATCTCTATTGTGGACAATCACAGCAGTCTACGGCCCAAAGTATCTGTTTCTGTGCGTCTACAACCTCGGAGAAACCCTGGTTCCTTTCATTCAGCCGTTTCTGCTGAGGCAGCTGATTCTGGTGGTCACAGACTACAGAGCCCAGGAAGACGCGGCAAGATCACTCAACAAGCCTCTGGACCCCGATTCCGAGTCTGGACTCATCACCAAGGGCATCATGGTTGTCACAGCCATGCTGGCCCTTTCTCTCGTCCAGATTGTGTCATCCAACAAGTTCATTATTGGCTGTTTCAACATGGTTCTTGAGGTCACCGGCGCCCTGTCTGCCGCAATCCATAATAAGACCCTTACCGTGTCTCCAGAGGCAAAGGCCGATACAAACTCCGGGGACATTGTTAACCTCATGTCCACAGATGTACCCCAGATTGCTCAAACTGCAGATATCATGGACACCATCTGGGGAGCTCCTCTGGGAGTCGTTGTGTGTCTGACCTCCATCTACTTCCTCATTGGTAAAGCCATGTGGGCCGGTGTCTTTGTCATGTCCATGAACCTGCCCATCAACGCCGTTTTCGCCTACTGGGAAACCAAGTTCTACGAGCAGATCATGGCGGTGCGAGACAAGCGAACCGCCGTCACTACCGAGGTTCTCACCAACATCAAGTCGCTCAAGTTTTACTCATGGGAAAAGATTTTCTACGACAAGGTGTGCAAGATCCGAAACGGAGGAGAACTCGCGTTACAGAAGAAGATTCTGCACTACGAGATTGCCGAGGCATTCTCCTGGAGTGTCGCGACGTTTGTCGCCACTTCCGCCTCCTTTGCAGTCTACACCCTTGGCATGAAACAGCCTCTTACCACCGATGTTGCCTTCCCCGTCATGGCTCTATACGGAGCTCTTCTGGAACCTCTGGGGTCAATTCCCTACATCATCACCCATCTGCTCGAGACTGGTATTTCTATTGGCCGAATCTCCAAGTACCTAAAAGCCCGTGATCTTCAGCCCGATGCTGTGACCCATGTAGCTGCTGCTACAGTTCCAGGTCAGGTTTCTGTGACCGTGGAGAACGGTTCTTTTGGCTGGGATTCTCGAGATGTTGCCAAGGATGTGGACAAGCTGCTTCTTACGGACATGAATTttgaggccaagaagggtcagattgtgtgtgttgtagGAAAGGTTGGCAGTGGAAAGACCACCTTTTTGCACTCTCTTCTGGGAGAGACATACAAGCATGCCGGACAAGTCACAGTGGCTGGACGAGTTGCCTATGTTGCTCAGTCTCCCTGGATCATGAATGCtaccatcaaggacaaTATTGTATTTGGTAGCAAGTTTGATGCTGATTTCTACGCCAAGGTTGTTGATGCGTGCGCTCTCAAGTCTGATTTTGCTATTCTCAAGGATGGAGACCAAACCGAGGTCGGTGAGAAGGGTATTGCTCTTTCAGGAGGTCAGAAGGCTCGTCTTGGACTTGCGCGGGCCGTTTATTCCCGTGCCGACATCATTCTTCTCGACGATCCTCTTTCTGCCGTTGACGAGCATGTGCAACATCATATTATCCAGGAAGTTCTTGGTCCCAATGGTCTGTTGCAGTCCAAAACCAAGGTGCTAGCTACCAACACTCTCAATGCTTTGGAGCACGCAAACATGATCTACTTGATTCAGGACAAGACgtttgtggagaagggtTCGTTCGAGGAGGTTTCTCGAGGCGAAGGCCAATTGTCgaagctcatcaaggactTTGGCCGCAAGGGAAAGAAGACAGACacttctgcttctgcttctgaTCTCGTTTCTGGCCCCACTACCCCCACTTCAATGGTTGAAACTGACCCTGTTCTCattgaaggagaagataCTGTTGAAGAGCTTGGAATCGACCGTACCTTGACGTTGCGACGAGCCTCCACAGCCGAGTTTGTGGCTCCTAAGGGTCCTAAGTCGAATGCTGATGAGAGAGACTCGGACAGAGTCAACCAGGAAATCGTCACCTCAGGAGATATCAAGTCTTCAGTCTATGTGCGATACGCTAAGGCTCTGGGACTGGGCAACCTGGCAATGTTCCTGCTCTGCAACATCATGGTATCTGTGTCTCAGGTTGCTGCCAACTACTGGCTCAAGGACTGGGCCGAGCGATCCGACGACTCAGAGCTCTCTTCCCCAGGTTACTATCTCACCGTGTACTTCATTCTGGGCATTGCTTCCGGTATCTGGCTTGTTTTGGAGCTCATCTTCCTGCACGCGCGTGGAGCCATCCAAGCTGGTATTGAGATGCATGCCAAGATGCTTGCGTGTGTGCTTCGAGCTccaatgtccttctttgaGACTACTCCTCTGGGTCGAATCACCAACCGGTTCTCAGGAGACTTGTACAAGATTGACGCCAACCTGCCCTCGGCTATTGAGTACCTGTTCAATGCCATCATTGCAGGCATGGCTTCTCTGCTGGTGATTGTTTTTGCGACACCCATGACCTTGCTGTTCATCATCCCCCTTCTGGTTCTCTTTTACCGATACCAAAAGTACTACATTCACTCTTCTCGAGAAGTGAGACGACTGGTGACTGCTTCCAGGTCCCCTGTTTACGCTCATTTCCAGGAGACACTCAACGGTGTGTCTACCATCCGAGGATACGCCCGTCAAGCTACTTATGAGAAGATCAACCAGGCTCGAACCGACGTGTCAGCCAAGGTGCGTTTTATTCAGCAGAACCTCAACCGATGGTTGTCTCTTCGCCTGCGAGTTATTGCTGCCCTGGTTGTGTTTGCCACAGGTCTGTTTTCCATCCTTTCTCTCCGATGGTACAACTTTATGAATCCCGGAATAATGGGTATTGTCATGACATATGCGCTGAACGTGACGTGGACGCTGGTGCTCATGGTTCGTATGGCCATCAACGTCGAGACCCactctgtgtctgtggagcGAGTGTGGGAGTACTGTGAGTTAAAGTCTGAAGCCATTACCGAGATTCCAGGTTGTGTTCCCCCCTCGTGGCCTGAGAATGgttccatctccttcaacGATTACTCCACGCGGTACAGAGAGGGTCTGGATCCTGTTCTCAAGGGTATTTCTCTCGATATCAAgcacaaggagaagattggTATTGTTGGACGAACTGGAGCCGGCAAATCGTCTCTTACTTTGTCTCTGTTCCGAATCATTGAGGCCATTGGAGGCAACATTTCCATTGACGGAGTTGACATTTCCAAGCTGGGACTTCGAGATCTGCGTCAACGGCTTTCGATCATCCCCCAGGACTCTCAGATCTTCGAGGGAACCATCCGAGAGAACCTGGATCCTTCAGGAACTGCTCacaccgacgaggagatctGGAAGGTGCTAGAGTTGTCTCATTTGGCAGAGTTTGTGCGTTCGTCCACTGATTCGGACGGTCAGCaccaggagctgctcaTGAAGATCAACGAGGGCGGTTCCAACCTGTCTGCAGGTCAGAAACAGCTCATGTGTCTTGGTCGAGCTCTCCTCAACCCCTCTCCTATTCTGATTCTCGACGAGGCTACTGCTGCCGTCGATGTTGAGACAGACAAGATTCTGCAGCAGACAATTCGAACCGAGTTtaaggagaagacgattCTGACTATTGCTCATCGACTCAACACCATTCTCGACAGTGATCGAATCATTGTACTTAGTGCTGGtcaggtggaggagtttgatACCCCCCAgaacctgctcaagaaccacGATAGTTTGTTTTACAAGCTCTGTGAGCGAGGAGGATTTGTCGATGGCGACGAGATCAAGTACACTGTTGctgaagaggagggagatgacaagaaggataatgatgatgatgatgatgatgatgatcaGCCCGCTTACactgtggaggagcctgaTAATTAA
- a CDS encoding uncharacterized protein (Compare to YALI0F12067g, weakly similar to uniprot|Q7SDB1 Neurospora crassa NCU02099.1 predicted protein) — MKFSNVLLISALSAASVAAPVAEPEPKNVWVPKVPDNVLPGPEKRTLEKRRGGGSKGGGGGGGGSRGSSGSSGSSGSSGSSGSSGSSGSSGSSGSSGSSGSGSSGSGSSNSGSRPNSGSSGSSGNSGAAPGAAAGSARGGVAPAPAGSPYRGGANGAPPAYSQMPSRSTPVYGNRYAGGATQPFPAGARSMGGIFPGLVLGAGAGLLLGSAMHHGFNRNDQVYEYNYYKTINGTDYHIQCFCKAYNPCGCDDPSDDDFLNNLPQGKYAVGQVDGNQTIQIDGTLENSTDASASASASASASPSGTMAASGAGTNSANYLTAGVIAGAVALLL; from the coding sequence ATGAAATTTTCAAACGTGCTACTGATTTCCGCGCTGTCGGCCGCGTCGGTCGCCGCCCCCGTGGCCGAGCCCGAGCCCAAAAACGTCTGGGTCCCCAAGGTGCCCGACAACGTGCTGCCTGGACCTGAGAAGCGAACCCTCGAGAagcgacgaggaggaggctccAAgggcggtggtggaggtggaggcgGGTCCCGAGGCTCTTCGGGCTCTTCGGGCTCTTCGGGCTCTTCGGGTTCTTCTGGCTcgtctggatcttctggctcttctggctcctcCGGTTCTTCTGGCTCCTCCGGCTCCGGCTCCTCCGGCTCCGGCTCTTCAAACTCGGGATCTCGACCAAACTCCGGCTCGTCTGGCTCGTCCGGTAACTCTGGAGCCGCCCCCGGAGCCGCCGCGGGCTCTGCCCGAGGAGGTGTTGCTCCCGCCCCCGCAGGATCGCCCTACCGAGGAGGCGCCAACGGCGCTCCCCCCGCTTACTCGCAGATGCCCTCGCGAAGCACCCCCGTCTACGGCAACCGATACGCCGGAGGCGCCACCCAGCCGTTCCCTGCTGGCGCCCGATCCATGGGCGGCATCTTCCCCGGCCTGGTTCTCGGAGCCGGAGCgggtctgctgctgggaTCCGCCATGCACCACGGCTTCAACCGAAACGACCAGgtctacgagtacaactactACAAGACCATCAACGGAACCGATTACCACATCCAGTGCTTCTGCAAGGCCTACAACCCCTGTGGATGCGACGACcccagcgacgacgacttcctcaacaacctgcCCCAGGGCAAGTATGCCGTGGGCCAGGTTGACGGCAACCAGACCATCCAGATCGACGGTACTCTGGAGAACTCCACCGACGCGTCTGCCAGTGCCTCTGCCAGTGCCTCTgcatctccttctggaactATGGCTGCGTCTGGTGCCGGAACCAACAGCGCCAATTACCTGACTGCCGGTGTCATTGCCGGAGCTGTTGCTTTGCTGTTGTAA